Below is a window of Phyllopteryx taeniolatus isolate TA_2022b chromosome 16, UOR_Ptae_1.2, whole genome shotgun sequence DNA.
AATATTGTGGAGGTCTACCTAATTACTTGtacttctgttttgttttgtttttttcaatagaaGAGGAATCTTACGGCACTCGTGCTGCAACATCCAGACCTTCAGCTCGATGAGACTGTGAGCGTAGAAGCACTCGTCCTCTCTGACACAGCCGTACCGCACTTCGTGTCGACACAGGTCGAGTTGGCAGAGGGGATTCAACATTCGGATTTTTGAATATCGGACCGTGTTCTCCTTTAATATGTGGACCAGGCACCTGGCAGAAAAACGGAGCAACTCAATGAGAGAAACCTGTTTGCTTCAGACTGCTTCCTGGATGAAGAATAGCCGCCAAGTACTTACTTATGTTTCTCAAAGTCGTGCTTCGTTACCGGATGAGAGCAAAGCGACGGATTATCTTTGTTGGTTTTGCTGATTATTCTAGGTTTATGGTCAAAACACACCTGAAGACAAAACATGCTCTTTTAGTCTTCCAACTCGGCACTAAGTCTGCTTTCAGATGAACAACAATCCTAGTTGCTGACATATGAACACCACTCTGACTGCTGCTGGTTATTTCTCAGAAACACAAAGAGGGCCTCCTTGCCACATCTGACATGATGAATCACTACTTGGGAAGATAAGACTGTCAGTTTCACCACCAACACGCTGATGGAGTGAAGCCGTATACTCACTCcgcacagaaacacaaagatctCCGGGTGCTCCTGTAAGATCTTCTCCACAGTCAGCCTAATGTTGGAGCTGGGCCCGAAAGGGTCGAAAAGAAGCTCCCGAGATATAAGGCCTATCCGCTCCAGCGTCCAAACGTCGATTTCCTCCTGACAGTATGCAAACGTGCAGTGGCCAGGATAGAGACAGTCTTTTCCCACAGCCacctctggggaaaaaaaatgtaaaagtgttggAGATGAACAGAGTGTGTTCTCAGGAATTAATAGAAACACTGTTGGCTAATGAATAATAACAAATGAAGTTCTATACGAGCAACTGCACCTTTGCAAATGTAATAAGGTCCAACATATTGGGTTTTTGTCGGTCTGGGCCGAATGAGCCTCCAAGTTTTATCAAGTGAATGCTTGAGTCTGCCAAGTAAAGTGtcttttttgcatttgtgcTCTTCAGTATGAAGCGTGTAGTCCAACACGCCAGGTCCTGTAGACACAGAGCACATTTTAGATGAGACAGCTGTCGTCCACCTTTTCCTCTGGACATAATTAAAGGACACTCTCCTTACCTGTTCTGGTGTAGCAGACTGAACATGCCTGTTTGAATTCATGAGTTTCAGCTAAGGGGTTCTTGGTTTTGCTGACAGAATGGCCCTTCACCTCAGGCATGCCCACAGCCATTCCCATTGGCATTTCACTGTTGTCCAGCTGTGTCCAAAATAAGATTACAGGTGAAAAGTGAAAACAGTCTGAACTCACACAGTTGTCAAAATTTGAGACACATAATTACCTTTGGCATGAATGTATTTGAAGAATAAtctgaaaatgtaaaattaaaaattaatacatGATAAATCACTGAGTGCGtgacgtgtgtctgtgtgagtcgCAAAGAGGCACAGACACGTACACGATTGCAGCTGAAGGTTTCACAGAGAGCACTCAATGCACACGCCAACACAGCTCTGCAGCTGGAGTGTGGGCTCATTTTTTAATCgttttaaaaactttattttatatacctgcagaattttttttttttattcaaattggaAAGCCTTAACACAGTTCCGTTAGTTTACCCCATCTTCAAGGCGCGATAAACACCTTATGTTTTGAAATCATAACGACCCTTTAGCAAATCATGAGGGATAGCTATCATACCTGTTTTAAAGTCTGATAACGAGGGGCTATCTAGGGTGTCCAGGGGctgggtcagggtttcaaaagTGTCCATCCCAAAATAGACACTGGATCCTAATTGGTTATACAGCGGCGGGAGATTGATAGTGCACTGCTGGGTGCTGGGCAGGAAGGGGTTGATGCGAGACGGCATGAGGAATGGACTCGGCATGGAGGTGGCCGAGGGCATACTGGGTGGCCGAGGAAGAGGGCACTTCATTGTGGGTAGGACCTAGGGAGACAGAGAGTTAGAAAGAGAGAATTCAACATTTGAGTCACTAGCGAGATCCTGTGGGAGGGTGCAGGTGGAGTCATTTCTGCACACTAACCATCGCCGTTTCTGGGCTGGCCTGGTCTAGCAGGTCATCCAAGTCGTTACCGATGATGTCCCCGTCTAAGTCTTCGTTGGTCTCAAACAGGGAAAGCGGCTTACTAGATCGGGAGCCATTCATATACGTGGATATGGCGAGAGGGGTGGGTGAGGGCGCAGACACGGGCAGAGATAGTGATTCAAAACCTGGAACCTCTGACAGAGACATTGGTGGAATACTGCTGGAAAGCGGGAGCTCATCTACTGCTGTCTTATTAAGAGGTGGAACAAAGACTGGAGTGGGAACCAAAACACTGCTGTCCGGTACCAACTGTGGCACTtctgggacaaaaaaaacaaaaacacaaataagcaacaaataaataaataacatatactaagtgtattaataataataataaaaataattctaacTTTATTGTCAGGATGCTGACACACTCAACATACTGAACATAATATAGAGTAtactgttccaaaaaaaattacaccaaaAGTCAGAAGGATGGTTGAACACTTGCCAATTTCTATTTCTTCAACTGAAGATGAGCTTTGGGATGCCTAAACAAATGCAGATAAAAATCTATGAAATAGGGCATTTATTAGGAACATAGACATTATTAAGTATTGGGTACTGTTGGCACCTTGTCACAAGTGGCATCCTGATGACTTGATCCCTGCAAAACATTCAAGGCCGGCTgcgaaaacaaaagaaaataagaggACCCTCTGCACATTTACGGTCCGGCTTTAGCAAATTCACTTattcattaattacatttttttaattttttttttttttggggggggggggttagtcgCAGAAAAACGCATCTATTTGTGATTTTATGTAAAGTggcaaaaaaagtcttttttaattatttttgtggtaaaatactGTCTATCTTACGTATGTATTGTAGCGTCTCCTTAACGTAGCCAACGAATGGTAACTGTTGGTTGTAAATACGGCAAAAATAAGATCAGACGAGTGGCCAACGAAGCAGTGTTGCTTTTCACCAGGAGAGGCTGCTCCAGGAGCGGCACCATCAATATAACTCCTGCACTTTGCTGtgcagtcaaatgttcattgtttttCACCGGCCTGCACCGCTACAGTAATTCATTATcactatcatcatcatcaccagaATTGTTTACTGTACCTTGTGTAGCTACCCATTTACATATAAGcagtttactgtactgtattttgaagggtacagcAATGTctgaagatgtttttgtttgaaacaccattaaagtgttttgggatcatattgTGTGGTATAGTTATGGTTTAAAGTGAGGCACTTTTAGGGGAACATCAATTTTTGTGAGAATTTGTAGTAGTAGAGGAGGTCCACTGTAGCTACTTAACAAGGAATTCAGACTCGACTTGTTTTCGTGCTCGACACTTACCTTTGTCCTGACGTAAGCTTTCCGAATTTTCAGTCCTAACGTTTTGGCGAGGTCCTGAGTCAGTTGTATAACACTGGGATCCTGACAGAGAAAACACATTCTGATCTCTCTGATTTAGACGAGGTACAAGGTTAATTCGCTCGGCTTATTTagctaaaaatgtaaataaaatagtaGTTCATTAATagttcagtatgatgcagtctACATCTACTAGAAATGCAAGGTCTCAGAGAACAGATGTATTGGGCTCGGGATATTCCAGCTGTGGatgtcaaaactgagcattatctttttttatttttattttttttattttctcttgtattgtatcccattaaaataataaaggaCTTGGgagtacctaatattgtggcaaCGGGGTATTTAAACACCACAACAGGGTGGCCATATAATTGTGGGATGCCCAACCTAGTGTTGGACTTCagtgctttgtttttcttcttcttttcatcGTCTCATTCTCggacagtggttcttaacctgggtttgaTCAAACCCCAGTGGTTCGGCGAGTCAGTCTCAGGGGTTTAGGGACGATCAAGGCGCACACACAGTCTGTGTCCATTGCGTTCACCCCACGCGTACGACGCTCTAGGCCTTTTGGTGTCACCAAATCATAGAAAGCCTTTGTGATACTCAAACAATTTGTTCCAATGTATCTTTGTGAGCACTTCTTTTTGAGGATACTAGATATAAAAACGAAGGAACCCATTTTGTTGCGAAAATGATACGAGTGGCACTTGCCAAGGTGAAGCCGAGCATTCCTGTACCTCTCTCTGTAAAGGCAACAGCAAAAGTTACATTGATTTGCAGTAAATATAGTTAGGTTTTTGATTTTTGAGTGAAATACAtgatttgttggttttgttctttgaacactGATTTTATGTGTAACTGAGCTTGGTTGATTTTGTGCACTGAAAAATGTACCTGTATTTTGAATTCAGAAGTATATTCAACATTgttaagaaccactgttctAGCATCATTGTTAGGGTTTTATGCATGTCAGACCAAGCAATGTTACTGTATCTGCTAGCTCACATGAGCATCCATCAAAACCAGCTAACACCACCACTTTCATTTCAAGCAAATGTTATTTTGCCTATGCAAAAgccacttaaatgtttcactggAGTCTTTTCACTCAGCCGCTGGCCTCAAATTACTGACTGAGGCAAAGCAGGAGCATTTCCCAGTTGTGTTTTACTTACCTGAGGTAcagctagagagcatttggccACAGCGTCGTAGGCCTCTTGATGCCTCCCCATCTCCTTTAAAGACTTGGCTTTTCTGTACAGCACTTTATAGTTGCCGTCATTCAACTGCAGGGCCTTTTCACAGTCTTCTAGTGCTTGATCATACAGTCCCTGAGAAAGAGACATTGTTTTAAGAAACGTGTCAATAGTAGACCGATTAGGGTGTAGTTATATAGACATTTTACAAATCAACACGAAGAGGAACAGGTTGttcttttaaataaacaacTCGTCGTCAAACATGCGTCACACTTGCCAGGATTTAACACGCCGGGTTCAAAAGTAGGGATATGTTCCCGAACATGAGGCATGTCCAGTGACGCTTTCTTCACAAGAAAGCGTGAAATCTCGTTACAAAGAAAGATTGTTGGGCGTGATGTGCCAATCCCCCCACATCTCCACCACCTTGTTGGCTGCCATTAAGTGCAATATGAAACCACACGTACGAGAACCTTTTATGGgttaacacacaaacaacaatttcTAAGGtttaaatcaagcattttctaatTCCATTTTGAAGCTATTCAAGCATCTTACCACTGCGGTAAACTTCATAATTACCGTATTTCCTTACATAGAAGCTGTGGctatatttactcaactgcCCAGCATACTGAGACGCATTAGGGTCACATTAGCTTTCGTTAGGGGCTGGGgaactttttttctccactaaTCTATATTTCCTAATCCTAAACCTTTCTCAAATACTGTTAAAAATACATAGAACTAAACTCCATTGTGGAGATCAAACTTGGGAAACAAACTTGCGGTCTTTGAAGGTGCATTAACAGGTCCAACATGTTTTCCGAGACTTGGGAAATTTGTTGAAGCACATACGGCAAATACTTGGGTTCTGACTACTACGCGATTTCTATCTCTGTTCTAAACTTGGTGCCAAAATGCTCCCATACCGCTGACCTAAATGAGCTTGGAGGGTCCGCAAATTCAGAGTCATTAGTCGTACTAGCCAtgtttcttcctcttctccgGTTCGCTCTCCTCACGTAAATGAACAGAACTAGCATTAGCGGTAGCCACAGTTTTATGTAAACTGTCACAATTTCAGTTTCAATACATTACAGACTTCGCATACATAGTTTTATTATAacgttgcatttatttattcaactgcGCAGCCAGCAATTAATCATggcaaaacatttattatagTGGAGGCCATTATGTAATTATCATCTGATTATTGTTCCTTtatcacattacaatgtaatatTTTCTAACTTGTGaagttaacatttaaaaaagaaaatatgttgcTGAAGTTTCAAAATGGAGGTAGACCCTGCTTGCCTGGCTGAGTTGATATAAAAAGTTACAATTTTAAGTACTTCTCGTGCATTTTACAGGTCGTAAACACCCTGTTTGGTGTGTGACATTACTTCAAACAATGCGATGAAGAGTCCATAGAAGTGGCATGATTTGTTTAAATATGCGATAATGGAGCCTTTCCACCGAAGTCAAAGCAGCGTTCCATTTCGGTGagccacaaacaaaaatcaccATGTTATTGCCTTTCCAGATTGGCACGCCACAACGTAAGTGGTTAAAATAGCCCATGTGTTTCCAATTCCACCTACCGGtacttcatatttcatatttagtcAAGTTGTGGTTTGGACACCAACTGTGGAGGAGTTTGCAGACATACCAAAATCAACTCACCGGAATGATGTTCAGGCATGCAGCGGCTCGATTTGCATAAAGCTTCTCAAGTAAACCCACTGCAACGCAGATGTCCTCCGAATTGGCGTAATCGGCTATATTCAAGGCTTCTGTGTACATCTCAACGGATTTTGTCCATTCGCCCTCTTTAAACACGTCGTTGCCTTCCCCGAAAAGATTCCGAACAAGATCCTTAATGAACATCTGAAAACCAAAAAGACGAACAATGTTCATACTCGGGAGTTGGTTGGTTTTTCACAAGTTTAATAACGTGGATGAGTTTATAGCTTACTTCATAATGATCTTGAGTTCCAGGATATGGTAGTGTTGATctaagagaaaaaaagtattatgttATGAATTGTGACTTGCTTGTCACGTTGGGGTCTAACTAAGCGTACGGTAAGGTATTTCATTAGACCTCTAGCTCACTGGTGGGAACGCCCCAGAGACTGACGAGACTAATCAGTCGCGGCAACTCCGAGACTGAAACattgcttgcgctctcaccaGGAAGATGTCTGGGAGACGTCTCCGGACAATATGACAGCCAATTCTCCCGGAAGTCACTGATATAGGCCTATATACAGAATATATATTATAgtatttaaatcaatatataatttgtgtgtgtgtgtgtgtgtgtgtgtcccgcgTTCAACCGGCGGAGCGCGGACATCCAGATAGTTCCCGAATGACGAAAACATTTTAACCTCCACAATGTTGGGGCGATCGTTCGGATATTTTCAGAGGCTGACGTGGGCATACATAAAGCTGTCCATATACATTTTGGTCAccttgcagttttgtgacattaagctacTTTAAGGTTTTTCTCTATAATAAAGTGGCGTCGCCAAAAGGTCTCTGCGACTCCTGGGCGACCCGGCTTGTCTCCAGGAGACGTTTCCGTAACCAATGAAGACTTGAGTCGCCCTCAGGTCGCCAACTAGTCTCTAGGCCAGTGAGACAGGGGTCATATGTTTGCAAAATTCAAAGCTGGAAACTTTCAAAGGAAATTTATGGGTAAAGAAATTGCGGGTCTTGTCTCTTAAATGCAGCTTTTCTTGGAAGTTGCAGGCTCTTCTTCTGTCTCATTATTTGGCTGCTTCGTTTTTTCAGAGAAGCTATctaaagatgtttgttttttactaatTTTTTGCTAGCTTGTGGCCTTACGTTTTCGATCGGATCTTGTGACCGAAATGAGCATTTTGACAGAAGCACAGCCACctcattttctaaataaaactttttaaacacaagtgTTCATTACTCAATATGTGGGAACTAACCAATTTGAGCTTGTACACTGAGCAACACAACAAAATCTCTCACTCCAGATAGCGTCAAGCACCAAACGTGACTGTTCGCCGTTAACACTTACTGTATAAACTGTAGACCTTTCTGAATCTCCTGCCAGCGACTCTTCCTGTCCAGCTGACCAATCCGAGACATGACTGTGTGCTCTTGTATCCACTGTTGGGTGTCAGTGCCTGGGAAAGAACACAACACAACAggcttttattcattcattcattcatgataAGACGCTGACAGAAATAGATACAGTCCAGCATCCACCCTCAATTATGATACAGCACAAAGGCCCAGTGGTAGGCATAAATTATATTATTTCCCAAATTTTGAGGACTTCCGTGTTTAGTAGTGACGTCACACGCGTCATGCTGGAACAATGTCGTTAATGGCATTtttaattggctggcgacaattGAAAAGATCGGTTTAAAGTCCAGCAACGGGTACGGCACCGGTCAAATGGGTGCTAGAGTAACTTTGtccaccttttttttaatgaactaaATAAAAACGCCTACCAAATGTTTGTACCATTTTACGCCTCATTTCTTAGTAAACCTGATGCAAGTTAGGGGGTGTGAAACGGACTGCAGTCGGGATAGGTTACGTCTCTCCCGATGAAAGGTGCCACATTTGACTTTGTTCGGGTAGACGTTTCGGAGTAACAAACTGTCAGCACGGTTGTTCTTGACGACGACAAGCTGACGTTTTGTCCGAGCCGCTGTTTGTTTAATTAGGTGTGCTGTGGGTGGCACACGGAGGGCTCGTAAGTGGACGTGTCCGACGATGGACGCATGACTTTAGCGCACGTGTGCTAGACCCACCAATGTATTTAGCATTTATGATCCCATGGCAAATCACAGCGTTTACTTCAGCGGACGGAACTAGCAGCATGGCGCTACCTGGCGTAGTTTATAGGAAATAGACTGACCCCCAACAAAGTATAGGCATGTCCCAAGTTTAAGTAGTTCTCCTTCGCAGACAATAGCGATTTATTCTatcttcccccccacccccatttgGCCGGCAAATATCCCTGTTTTACACAAACAGCATTGGACACTTACATGAATGAGTGTGTGAGCCAAACAAGCCCCCAAGCCAGCAGCATTCGAGGGTAGGAAGCGATTTTTCGATttagctaaataaaaaaaaaaaatgaaataagctAAATGTGTAAAGCCAAAGGCCGCATAGagcttgttcttcttctttgctgAGTAAACAAGGAGCGCACTCAACGCTGATAAAGTGCTGCCCCCTAGTGCGAGGAGAAGGACTAGCACATGGCAACGCCTTCAGAATTGGTCAAACATGGccaataaaatgcattattgaCTGAAATCGAGGCTATTTCAATCCAAAAACATCTTAACAGGTCAAGTTACATTTGAACATAGGACCACTTATTTGATAGCAGGTTGACAATTCTGACATCCATTTAGCATCTTTTCTCATGCTATGAAATAAGGtttatgtttaaaatgtaaatgggccttttacaatgtatttgtttgaacTAGATTGAGTTCAGTAAATATCGCCACATAATGCTTCAAATTCAACATACGACCATTTTCAGCTCTTTAATACCCATAAAATGTCTTGAGACACTGTTGTGGCTACTCATTtggaaaagtgtgttttgttttgttttgttttcccccaaaaaaacaatttttattgggacgtttgttcaaaacaaaactaagtTGATAACTTGAAACTTACGCTGACTGTCATTTGCGTTGACTGTttagtaaaaatatattttggataATAATTTGGGACTCAGTTTATATTGCTATCTTTTCAAATACAGAATAACAATTCTCAGTTTTTACATGAATATGGTGGAATAGtgacatcagcctcacagttctgaggctgaGGGTTCGAAtccttcctgtgtggtgtttgcttGGGTTTTCCCCacgtactctggcttcctcccacattcccaaaaacatctgCATGTTAGCTTAATACAAAACTCTTAAGTTGTCCTGTCTTTGGCTCTACAgtattatgtgccctgcgattggctggcaaccagtctagggtgtacctgCCGCTCACCggaattcagctgggataggttccagcgcaCCCGCAATgggcaaaaagaaaatgcatggatataGTTACAGTTTTCAGTGGCAGACAGcacagtggttagcatgtctgccttacagttctgaggttttggctTCAAATATTGGCTAAACTCCTCCTgtttggcgtttgcatgttctacctgtacttacgtgggttttctttgggtattCCAGCTAAGTgggagtatgaatggttgtctgttttctATGAATTCTGCCCTCACCGTTTTGAGTTTCTGGGTTTGACTCTTGGTCCCCGGCCTCTCCATGTGTATTTCTCTACGCGTGCCCAACAATTGACTAGACgaccagtccacggtgtaccccgcctctttcccaaagtcagctgggaaaggctccagctcacccgcaactcTGATGAAGATAAGCATtatcaaaaatggatggataacttatttttacacttgtgtaacAATGAAGATTGCGACATGACCTTCTTATGCCaccttttttgtcatcattaaaGTTAAGACTGCAGGtttcagcgttttttttttttccatgttacaATGGTTACTTTATTTCTTCACATGCATGGCGGCCTTCTCCTTGTTTTCAGTGGCGTAGACCTGCATTCCACAAGATAACAGAGAGGATTGTTATGTCATGCGATAAGTTCGCAGGACAAAATGCACTTACCAGTTGTATGCATgcaacaaaatgtgtgtgtgtgtgtgttttttaacaatCAGATAGATACACAGTGATTGAGAGATGTTCAGTGAACATGTGATGGATATGAAAAGGAGTTGAAAGGAAGCTGCTTATCTCTAATGAGGAACTGGTACTCTGttatcaaaaacataataataatcaaaaaagaAAGCAACAGAGCCTGATATTAGAACATAACATATGATGATGTGACAGAGCTGAAAATGTACTttagaaaaaatacaataacaggATCAAATATGACTGGATTTGTCAATAAGACAGGCTTCAGTGGTGAACTCAGATAAGTGCAGTCATTGGAAGTAAATCATTCTGACAATAATAATAGATGTTGTTTTATGGAAGGCGAGTGTATTTTATTCACAAAGTTTCCAGGTTTATTTatgatggaaaaggatgagttCAAATCTCACTCTACCAGTTTAGTTTGGTACTCTGTTATTACATTTGTGGTAATGtatgtaaacaaaaagaaaagaaaacaaaacaaaaaaaatgcaagccaGCCAGTTTGACAAACACTGGATCGGCTTAGCTGACCAATGGTGATGCTCAGGAGATTATTCAGACGACATCTAAAAAAAGAACCCCACTCcgtgttacaaacacacagggCACGGATGTGAACAGTGTGCAGCTCAGCAGCCTGTCTGTCGCATGCCATGACTGCCCTTCGCCACGCACTTTTGCTCTTTGCAGGTAAGTTGGCTGTTTAACCTCAGTGGGAAGAACAATGCTGTCTTTTTAAAAGCACGGACGGAGACATTGACAAAGGTCAGCCTCAAAGGGGAACATTCAGTAATAACTAAGGTTCCTCTGCATGCATTTTTGAATGTGTTGTACGCCTTATGAGATTCAAAACATTTGAGgattaaaaactattttgaccAATGTACGTTGATGTGAATTATTCCATAGTTTTCTTTGAAAgtcttgtttttacatttacagaaaGTGGAGGGAGCTTCCTGACACGTGTGGATTGGCTTTTTGCTTTGGAAGCGACTTTTCAAAAAGAccaaaatgtgcatgtgcatcCTGGCTGAGGAATAACGACCCAGCTGTGACtgcattgcct
It encodes the following:
- the zc3h7a gene encoding zinc finger CCCH domain-containing protein 7A isoform X2, translated to MSRIGQLDRKSRWQEIQKGLQFIQSTLPYPGTQDHYEMFIKDLVRNLFGEGNDVFKEGEWTKSVEMYTEALNIADYANSEDICVAVGLLEKLYANRAAACLNIIPGLYDQALEDCEKALQLNDGNYKVLYRKAKSLKEMGRHQEAYDAVAKCSLAVPQDPSVIQLTQDLAKTLGLKIRKAYVRTKPALNVLQGSSHQDATCDKASQSSSSVEEIEIVPQLVPDSSVLVPTPVFVPPLNKTAVDELPLSSSIPPMSLSEVPGFESLSLPVSAPSPTPLAISTYMNGSRSSKPLSLFETNEDLDGDIIGNDLDDLLDQASPETAMVLPTMKCPLPRPPSMPSATSMPSPFLMPSRINPFLPSTQQCTINLPPLYNQLGSSVYFGMDTFETLTQPLDTLDSPSLSDFKTDYSSNTFMPKLDNSEMPMGMAVGMPEVKGHSVSKTKNPLAETHEFKQACSVCYTRTGPGVLDYTLHTEEHKCKKDTLLGRLKHSLDKTWRLIRPRPTKTQYVGPYYICKEVAVGKDCLYPGHCTFAYCQEEIDVWTLERIGLISRELLFDPFGPSSNIRLTVEKILQEHPEIFVFLCGVCFDHKPRIISKTNKDNPSLCSHPVTKHDFEKHKCLVHILKENTVRYSKIRMLNPLCQLDLCRHEVRYGCVREDECFYAHSLIELKVWMLQHECRISHESIVQEATTYWNSNIALRRAQFLGQRRFGPQNLKMMFVCSQCWRNGQLSEADKNKKYCSAKARHTWAKDKRVVLVSSIERKKWTTIRALPTKKPIPAQFEICMHVAAGKKCQYIGNCTFAHSVEERDLWTFMKENNIADADQLYDKWLQSQKAGWGEENANISVRENGKPIHMPTDYVEEVAGNHCWLCGKNCNSDKQWQQHITSEKHKDRVFNCEDDQNCWQYRFPTGTFKVCERFLVGTCTEDDLCKLAHGEQELREWMERREVLLMKLAKARKDHLIAPNDNDFGKYSFLLKDIK
- the zc3h7a gene encoding zinc finger CCCH domain-containing protein 7A isoform X1: MSRIGQLDRKSRWQEIQKGLQFIQSTLPYPGTQDHYEMFIKDLVRNLFGEGNDVFKEGEWTKSVEMYTEALNIADYANSEDICVAVGLLEKLYANRAAACLNIIPGLYDQALEDCEKALQLNDGNYKVLYRKAKSLKEMGRHQEAYDAVAKCSLAVPQDPSVIQLTQDLAKTLGLKIRKAYVRTKPALNVLQGSSHQDATCDKASQSSSSVEEIEIEVPQLVPDSSVLVPTPVFVPPLNKTAVDELPLSSSIPPMSLSEVPGFESLSLPVSAPSPTPLAISTYMNGSRSSKPLSLFETNEDLDGDIIGNDLDDLLDQASPETAMVLPTMKCPLPRPPSMPSATSMPSPFLMPSRINPFLPSTQQCTINLPPLYNQLGSSVYFGMDTFETLTQPLDTLDSPSLSDFKTDYSSNTFMPKLDNSEMPMGMAVGMPEVKGHSVSKTKNPLAETHEFKQACSVCYTRTGPGVLDYTLHTEEHKCKKDTLLGRLKHSLDKTWRLIRPRPTKTQYVGPYYICKEVAVGKDCLYPGHCTFAYCQEEIDVWTLERIGLISRELLFDPFGPSSNIRLTVEKILQEHPEIFVFLCGVCFDHKPRIISKTNKDNPSLCSHPVTKHDFEKHKCLVHILKENTVRYSKIRMLNPLCQLDLCRHEVRYGCVREDECFYAHSLIELKVWMLQHECRISHESIVQEATTYWNSNIALRRAQFLGQRRFGPQNLKMMFVCSQCWRNGQLSEADKNKKYCSAKARHTWAKDKRVVLVSSIERKKWTTIRALPTKKPIPAQFEICMHVAAGKKCQYIGNCTFAHSVEERDLWTFMKENNIADADQLYDKWLQSQKAGWGEENANISVRENGKPIHMPTDYVEEVAGNHCWLCGKNCNSDKQWQQHITSEKHKDRVFNCEDDQNCWQYRFPTGTFKVCERFLVGTCTEDDLCKLAHGEQELREWMERREVLLMKLAKARKDHLIAPNDNDFGKYSFLLKDIK